Within Mongoliitalea daihaiensis, the genomic segment TTTTTTGATAGTAATGATTTTTAAGTTTACGTTTCACACGGTAATAGGTGAAAATACCAAAAATAAACATCGCAATGCTGAGCCCAAAAGCGAGGTAGCCCAATTCTCTCACATGCTCCAAAGATTGAACTTCAAAAAGA encodes:
- a CDS encoding YidH family protein, with protein sequence MSKENFTDEELIVRDYLARQRTYLANDRTLLSYIRTALYFLVSGTALFEVQSLEHVRELGYLAFGLSIAMFIFGIFTYYRVKRKLKNHYYQKM